A stretch of the Rosa rugosa chromosome 5, drRosRugo1.1, whole genome shotgun sequence genome encodes the following:
- the LOC133712755 gene encoding 2-oxoglutarate and iron-dependent oxygenase domain-containing protein CP2-like isoform X2, producing the protein MDGSQDGSKPPPQTPSTANGNGVASMMRLRLKPEKEHKSDSYQDLQQLEFSPLLFSSLEHYLPANMLNVPRELKLRYMREILLRYSTEGERTRRHREYRERITSNYQSLHEQLYTMQAEQFFVPSFLNAVNEGTEDSFRSIMAEPSPGVFTFEMLQPQFCELLVSEVENFERWVHETRFRIMRPNTMNKYGAVLDDFGFETMLDKLMEEFIRPISRVLFPEVGGATLDSHHGFVVEYGIDRDVELGFHVDDAEVTLNVCLGKQFTGGELYFRGVRCDKHVNSETLSEEVFDYPHVPGYAVLHRGRHRHGARATISGRRVNLLLWCRSSVFRELRKYQKDCSNWCGDCHREKKERQRQSVAATKLCVPTTMTNRPYNDPVKHIFPSSIENQTRQLQALCGPNATRGSQAFGGVGGVLLGAKDVEKEKSYVDKVIQQSVIVNEWLYI; encoded by the exons ATGGACGGCTCACAGGACGGAAGTAAGCCACCGCCGCAAACGCCGAGCACGGCCAACGGGAACGGCGTCGCTTCGATGATGAGGCTGAGACTGAAGCCGGAGAAGGAGCACAAGTCGGATAGCTACCAGGACCTGCAGCAATTGGAATTCAGTCCTCTGCTGTTCAGCTCGCTCGAGCATTACTTGCCGGCGAACATGCTCAATGTGCCTCGTGAGCTCAAGCTCCGGTACATGAGGGAGATTCTTCTCCGGTATTCCACCGAGGGCGAACGCACTCGT CGGCATAGAGAATACAGAGAGAGGATCACATCAAACTATCAG TCTCTCCACGAGCAGTTATACACTATGCAAGCTGAACAGTTCTTTGTCCCCTCATTTCTCAATGCCGTCAATGAGGGTACAGAGGATAGTTTTAGAAGTATAATGGCAGAACCCTCTCCTGGAGTCTTCACATTTGAAATGCTTCAGCCGCAGTTCTGCGAATTGTTAGTATCAGAG GTTGAGAATTTTGAAAGATGGGTCCATGAGACAAGATTCAGAATCATGCGACCAAACACAATGAACAAATATGGTGCTGTTCTTGATGACTTTGGCTTCGAAACTATGCTTGACAAGTTGATGGAGGAGTTTATACGCCCTATATCTAGAG TTCTCTTTCCAGAAGTTGGTGGAGCCACTTTGGATTCTCATCATGGTTTTGTAGTTGAATATGGAATCGATAGGGACGTAGAGCTTG GTTTTCATGTGGATGACGCAGAAGTCACCTTGAATGTTTGCTTGGGTAAGCAATTTACTGGTGGGGAGTTGTATTTTCGAGGTGTTCGATGTGATAAGCATGTTAATTCAGAGACACTCTCAGAG GAAGTCTTTGATTATCCTCATGTTCCCGGATATGCGGTTCTTCATCGTGGTCGCCACCGACATGGTGCTAGAGCTACAATATCTGGGCGTCGAGTCAACTTACTACTATGGTGCAGAAG TTCGGTCTTCAGAGAGCTGAGAAAATATCAGAAAGATTGTTCTAACTGGTGCGGAGACTGCCATCGtgagaagaaagaaagacaaCGTCAATCAGTTGCTGCCACCAAACTG TGTGTGCCAACTACCATGACCAACCGGCCATACAATGATCCAGTCAAACATATCTTTCCCAGCTCAATAG AAAATCAGACCAGGCAGCTCCAAGCATTATGTGGACCAAACGCAACTCGAGGGAGTCAAGCATTCGGTGGCGTTGGAGGTGTGTTGTTAGGTGCTAAGGAcgtggaaaaagaaaaatcctaTGTCGATAAAGTGATTCAACAATCTGTAATAGTAAATGAGTGgctctatatataa
- the LOC133712755 gene encoding 2-oxoglutarate and iron-dependent oxygenase domain-containing protein CP2-like isoform X1 yields the protein MDGSQDGSKPPPQTPSTANGNGVASMMRLRLKPEKEHKSDSYQDLQQLEFSPLLFSSLEHYLPANMLNVPRELKLRYMREILLRYSTEGERTRIQRHREYRERITSNYQSLHEQLYTMQAEQFFVPSFLNAVNEGTEDSFRSIMAEPSPGVFTFEMLQPQFCELLVSEVENFERWVHETRFRIMRPNTMNKYGAVLDDFGFETMLDKLMEEFIRPISRVLFPEVGGATLDSHHGFVVEYGIDRDVELGFHVDDAEVTLNVCLGKQFTGGELYFRGVRCDKHVNSETLSEEVFDYPHVPGYAVLHRGRHRHGARATISGRRVNLLLWCRSSVFRELRKYQKDCSNWCGDCHREKKERQRQSVAATKLCVPTTMTNRPYNDPVKHIFPSSIENQTRQLQALCGPNATRGSQAFGGVGGVLLGAKDVEKEKSYVDKVIQQSVIVNEWLYI from the exons ATGGACGGCTCACAGGACGGAAGTAAGCCACCGCCGCAAACGCCGAGCACGGCCAACGGGAACGGCGTCGCTTCGATGATGAGGCTGAGACTGAAGCCGGAGAAGGAGCACAAGTCGGATAGCTACCAGGACCTGCAGCAATTGGAATTCAGTCCTCTGCTGTTCAGCTCGCTCGAGCATTACTTGCCGGCGAACATGCTCAATGTGCCTCGTGAGCTCAAGCTCCGGTACATGAGGGAGATTCTTCTCCGGTATTCCACCGAGGGCGAACGCACTCGT ATTCAGCGGCATAGAGAATACAGAGAGAGGATCACATCAAACTATCAG TCTCTCCACGAGCAGTTATACACTATGCAAGCTGAACAGTTCTTTGTCCCCTCATTTCTCAATGCCGTCAATGAGGGTACAGAGGATAGTTTTAGAAGTATAATGGCAGAACCCTCTCCTGGAGTCTTCACATTTGAAATGCTTCAGCCGCAGTTCTGCGAATTGTTAGTATCAGAG GTTGAGAATTTTGAAAGATGGGTCCATGAGACAAGATTCAGAATCATGCGACCAAACACAATGAACAAATATGGTGCTGTTCTTGATGACTTTGGCTTCGAAACTATGCTTGACAAGTTGATGGAGGAGTTTATACGCCCTATATCTAGAG TTCTCTTTCCAGAAGTTGGTGGAGCCACTTTGGATTCTCATCATGGTTTTGTAGTTGAATATGGAATCGATAGGGACGTAGAGCTTG GTTTTCATGTGGATGACGCAGAAGTCACCTTGAATGTTTGCTTGGGTAAGCAATTTACTGGTGGGGAGTTGTATTTTCGAGGTGTTCGATGTGATAAGCATGTTAATTCAGAGACACTCTCAGAG GAAGTCTTTGATTATCCTCATGTTCCCGGATATGCGGTTCTTCATCGTGGTCGCCACCGACATGGTGCTAGAGCTACAATATCTGGGCGTCGAGTCAACTTACTACTATGGTGCAGAAG TTCGGTCTTCAGAGAGCTGAGAAAATATCAGAAAGATTGTTCTAACTGGTGCGGAGACTGCCATCGtgagaagaaagaaagacaaCGTCAATCAGTTGCTGCCACCAAACTG TGTGTGCCAACTACCATGACCAACCGGCCATACAATGATCCAGTCAAACATATCTTTCCCAGCTCAATAG AAAATCAGACCAGGCAGCTCCAAGCATTATGTGGACCAAACGCAACTCGAGGGAGTCAAGCATTCGGTGGCGTTGGAGGTGTGTTGTTAGGTGCTAAGGAcgtggaaaaagaaaaatcctaTGTCGATAAAGTGATTCAACAATCTGTAATAGTAAATGAGTGgctctatatataa
- the LOC133709523 gene encoding E3 ubiquitin-protein ligase RHA2A-like has product MGLQGQLSDVSSDSIPLLLVAVIATFIGHLRSSLFSFLHSLGLSRLERPPPDDGLLASAVGSGLAGLVVLAEQLNLNRLFSYRYDHSRHRDAAVPDCVVCLSSLKDGDQVRMLHCRHVFHKHCFDGWLDHLNFSCPICRSPLVQDERVAQTRRRVGGDLLHWFSLRAN; this is encoded by the coding sequence ATGGGGTTACAGGGGCAGCTGAGCGACGTGTCGTCGGACTCCATCCCGCTCTTACTGGTGGCCGTCATCGCCACATTCATCGGCCACCTCCGCTCCTCCCTCTTCAGCTTTCTCCATTCCCTCGGCCTCTCCCGACTCGAGCGCCCGCCCCCGGACGACGGACTCCTTGCCTCCGCAGTCGGCTCGGGGCTCGCCGGCCTCGTGGTCCTCGCCGAACAGCTCAACCTCAACCGCCTCTTCTCCTACCGCTACGACCACAGCCGCCACCGCGACGCTGCCGTTCCCGACTGCGTGGTCTGCTTGTCCAGCTTAAAAGACGGCGACCAGGTCCGCATGCTCCACTGCCGCCACGTCTTCCACAAGCACTGCTTCGACGGCTGGCTCGACCACCTCAACTTCAGTTGCCCTATCTGCCGCTCCCCGCTCGTCCAAGACGAGCGCGTCGCCCAAACGCGCCGCCGCGTCGGTGGTGACCTCCTCCACTGGTTCTCTCTCCGCGCCAATTGA
- the LOC133711149 gene encoding zinc finger BED domain-containing protein RICESLEEPER 3-like, protein MGEEDNNFKAYFDETDRNGKRRVGPPSSEDWRNAKAFCLFLKKFYEATVKLSTWKKITENILFVEMVTLQTEIDKAIIAEDPILKRDATSMKTKFNKYWGSFESVNKIIMIANVLDPRYKLQWAKVAMQKVNASYETIHSIQGDLKKILLKMYDEYKANEGSNQAEPYMGEDLRFEGDDLENLDEVSKQIARERMAEQSQCIRNEVDQYLSDRYVSLLAKNFEIHKWWKANELTYPILSKLAKDVFAVPCSTVPSENAFSLGSRVVDPFRASLTPKMVEALVCSSDWLKSDPPNFYKDPTEDDLEMYHTLEELERENVFNQC, encoded by the exons ATGGGTGAAGAAGACAACAATTTTAAAGCTTATTTCGACGAAACGGACAGAAATGGCAAACGCAGGGTTGGACCACCATCTAGTGAGGATTGGAGGAATGCAAAagcattttgtttgtttttgaagaAGTTTTATGAAGCTACTGTGAAGCTTAGCACTTGGAAGAAGATCACTGAAAATATATTATTTGTTGAAATGGTTACATTGCAAACTGAGATTGACAAGGCTATCATTGCAGAAGACCCTATTTTGAAGAGGGATGCCACTTCAATGAAGACCAAGTTCAACAAATATTGGGGAAGCTTCGAATCGGTGAACAAGATAATCATGATAGCTAATGTTCTTGACCCAAGATACAAGTTGCAGTGGGCTAAAGTAGCAATGCAAAAAGTCAATGCAAGCTACGAGACAATTCATTCAATACAAGGGGACTTAAAGAAAATTTTGTTGAAGATGTATGATGAATATAAAGCCAATGAAGGCAGCAACCAAGCTGAACCGTACATGGGAGAAGATTTAAGATTCGAAGGGGATGACTTGGAGAATCTTGATGAAGTCAGCAAGCAAATAGCAAGGGAGAGGATGGCAGAGCAGTCACAATGCATACGAAATGAGGTTGATCAGTATTTATCAGATAGGTATGTTAGCCTCCTTGCAAAGAATTTTGAAATTCATAAGTGGTGGAAGGCCAATGAGTTAACCTATCCAATCCTATCAAAGTTAGCAAAGGATGTTTTTGCTGTTCCTTGCTCAACGGTGCCTTCGGAGAATGCATTTAGTTTGGGATCAAGAGTGGTGGATCCTTTTAGAGCTTCATTGACACCAAAAATGGTGGAAGCCCTTGTTTGCAGTTCGGATTGGTTAAAATCTGACCCCCCAAACTTCTACAAAGATCCCACTGAAGATGACCTTGAAATGTATCACACTTTGGAGGAACTTGAGAGGG AAAATGTTTTTAatcaatgttaa
- the LOC133712755 gene encoding 2-oxoglutarate and iron-dependent oxygenase domain-containing protein CP2-like isoform X4 has protein sequence MDGSQDGSKPPPQTPSTANGNGVASMMRLRLKPEKEHKSDSYQDLQQLEFSPLLFSSLEHYLPANMLNVPRELKLRYMREILLRYSTEGERTRIQRHREYRERITSNYQSLHEQLYTMQAEQFFVPSFLNAVNEGTEDSFRSIMAEPSPGVFTFEMLQPQFCELLVSEVENFERWVHETRFRIMRPNTMNKYGAVLDDFGFETMLDKLMEEFIRPISRVLFPEVGGATLDSHHGFVVEYGIDRDVELGFHVDDAEVTLNVCLGKQFTGGELYFRGVRCDKHVNSETLSEEVFDYPHVPGYAVLHRGRHRHGARATISGRRVNLLLWCRSSVFRELRKYQKDCSNWCGDCHREKKERQRQSVAATKLCVPTTMTNRPYNDPVKHIFPSSIARQVVFKHGFNDNMISLLQ, from the exons ATGGACGGCTCACAGGACGGAAGTAAGCCACCGCCGCAAACGCCGAGCACGGCCAACGGGAACGGCGTCGCTTCGATGATGAGGCTGAGACTGAAGCCGGAGAAGGAGCACAAGTCGGATAGCTACCAGGACCTGCAGCAATTGGAATTCAGTCCTCTGCTGTTCAGCTCGCTCGAGCATTACTTGCCGGCGAACATGCTCAATGTGCCTCGTGAGCTCAAGCTCCGGTACATGAGGGAGATTCTTCTCCGGTATTCCACCGAGGGCGAACGCACTCGT ATTCAGCGGCATAGAGAATACAGAGAGAGGATCACATCAAACTATCAG TCTCTCCACGAGCAGTTATACACTATGCAAGCTGAACAGTTCTTTGTCCCCTCATTTCTCAATGCCGTCAATGAGGGTACAGAGGATAGTTTTAGAAGTATAATGGCAGAACCCTCTCCTGGAGTCTTCACATTTGAAATGCTTCAGCCGCAGTTCTGCGAATTGTTAGTATCAGAG GTTGAGAATTTTGAAAGATGGGTCCATGAGACAAGATTCAGAATCATGCGACCAAACACAATGAACAAATATGGTGCTGTTCTTGATGACTTTGGCTTCGAAACTATGCTTGACAAGTTGATGGAGGAGTTTATACGCCCTATATCTAGAG TTCTCTTTCCAGAAGTTGGTGGAGCCACTTTGGATTCTCATCATGGTTTTGTAGTTGAATATGGAATCGATAGGGACGTAGAGCTTG GTTTTCATGTGGATGACGCAGAAGTCACCTTGAATGTTTGCTTGGGTAAGCAATTTACTGGTGGGGAGTTGTATTTTCGAGGTGTTCGATGTGATAAGCATGTTAATTCAGAGACACTCTCAGAG GAAGTCTTTGATTATCCTCATGTTCCCGGATATGCGGTTCTTCATCGTGGTCGCCACCGACATGGTGCTAGAGCTACAATATCTGGGCGTCGAGTCAACTTACTACTATGGTGCAGAAG TTCGGTCTTCAGAGAGCTGAGAAAATATCAGAAAGATTGTTCTAACTGGTGCGGAGACTGCCATCGtgagaagaaagaaagacaaCGTCAATCAGTTGCTGCCACCAAACTG TGTGTGCCAACTACCATGACCAACCGGCCATACAATGATCCAGTCAAACATATCTTTCCCAGCTCAATAG CCCGGCAGGTGGTGTTTAAACATGGGTTTAATGACAATATGATTTCCCTACTTCAGTAA
- the LOC133712755 gene encoding 2-oxoglutarate and iron-dependent oxygenase domain-containing protein CP2-like isoform X3, with protein sequence MDGSQDGSKPPPQTPSTANGNGVASMMRLRLKPEKEHKSDSYQDLQQLEFSPLLFSSLEHYLPANMLNVPRELKLRYMREILLRYSTEGERTRIQRHREYRERITSNYQSLHEQLYTMQAEQFFVPSFLNAVNEGTEDSFRSIMAEPSPGVFTFEMLQPQFCELLVSEVENFERWVHETRFRIMRPNTMNKYGAVLDDFGFETMLDKLMEEFIRPISRVLFPEVGGATLDSHHGFVVEYGIDRDVELGFHVDDAEVTLNVCLGKQFTGGELYFRGVRCDKHVNSETLSEEVFDYPHVPGYAVLHRGRHRHGARATISGRRVNLLLWCRSSVFRELRKYQKDCSNWCGDCHREKKERQRQSVAATKLCVPTTMTNRPYNDPVKHIFPSSIGLLPIIVINLFIINQILSRSF encoded by the exons ATGGACGGCTCACAGGACGGAAGTAAGCCACCGCCGCAAACGCCGAGCACGGCCAACGGGAACGGCGTCGCTTCGATGATGAGGCTGAGACTGAAGCCGGAGAAGGAGCACAAGTCGGATAGCTACCAGGACCTGCAGCAATTGGAATTCAGTCCTCTGCTGTTCAGCTCGCTCGAGCATTACTTGCCGGCGAACATGCTCAATGTGCCTCGTGAGCTCAAGCTCCGGTACATGAGGGAGATTCTTCTCCGGTATTCCACCGAGGGCGAACGCACTCGT ATTCAGCGGCATAGAGAATACAGAGAGAGGATCACATCAAACTATCAG TCTCTCCACGAGCAGTTATACACTATGCAAGCTGAACAGTTCTTTGTCCCCTCATTTCTCAATGCCGTCAATGAGGGTACAGAGGATAGTTTTAGAAGTATAATGGCAGAACCCTCTCCTGGAGTCTTCACATTTGAAATGCTTCAGCCGCAGTTCTGCGAATTGTTAGTATCAGAG GTTGAGAATTTTGAAAGATGGGTCCATGAGACAAGATTCAGAATCATGCGACCAAACACAATGAACAAATATGGTGCTGTTCTTGATGACTTTGGCTTCGAAACTATGCTTGACAAGTTGATGGAGGAGTTTATACGCCCTATATCTAGAG TTCTCTTTCCAGAAGTTGGTGGAGCCACTTTGGATTCTCATCATGGTTTTGTAGTTGAATATGGAATCGATAGGGACGTAGAGCTTG GTTTTCATGTGGATGACGCAGAAGTCACCTTGAATGTTTGCTTGGGTAAGCAATTTACTGGTGGGGAGTTGTATTTTCGAGGTGTTCGATGTGATAAGCATGTTAATTCAGAGACACTCTCAGAG GAAGTCTTTGATTATCCTCATGTTCCCGGATATGCGGTTCTTCATCGTGGTCGCCACCGACATGGTGCTAGAGCTACAATATCTGGGCGTCGAGTCAACTTACTACTATGGTGCAGAAG TTCGGTCTTCAGAGAGCTGAGAAAATATCAGAAAGATTGTTCTAACTGGTGCGGAGACTGCCATCGtgagaagaaagaaagacaaCGTCAATCAGTTGCTGCCACCAAACTG TGTGTGCCAACTACCATGACCAACCGGCCATACAATGATCCAGTCAAACATATCTTTCCCAGCTCAATAG GTCTCCTACCCATCATTGTCATCAACCTCTTTATCATCAACCAAATCCTATCTCGATCCTTCTAA
- the LOC133712755 gene encoding 2-oxoglutarate and iron-dependent oxygenase domain-containing protein CP2-like isoform X5 — translation MDGSQDGSKPPPQTPSTANGNGVASMMRLRLKPEKEHKSDSYQDLQQLEFSPLLFSSLEHYLPANMLNVPRELKLRYMREILLRYSTEGERTRIQRHREYRERITSNYQSLHEQLYTMQAEQFFVPSFLNAVNEGTEDSFRSIMAEPSPGVFTFEMLQPQFCELLVSEVENFERWVHETRFRIMRPNTMNKYGAVLDDFGFETMLDKLMEEFIRPISRVLFPEVGGATLDSHHGFVVEYGIDRDVELGFHVDDAEVTLNVCLGKQFTGGELYFRGVRCDKHVNSETLSEEVFDYPHVPGYAVLHRGRHRHGARATISGRRVNLLLWCRSSVFRELRKYQKDCSNWCGDCHREKKERQRQSVAATKLELLNKDG, via the exons ATGGACGGCTCACAGGACGGAAGTAAGCCACCGCCGCAAACGCCGAGCACGGCCAACGGGAACGGCGTCGCTTCGATGATGAGGCTGAGACTGAAGCCGGAGAAGGAGCACAAGTCGGATAGCTACCAGGACCTGCAGCAATTGGAATTCAGTCCTCTGCTGTTCAGCTCGCTCGAGCATTACTTGCCGGCGAACATGCTCAATGTGCCTCGTGAGCTCAAGCTCCGGTACATGAGGGAGATTCTTCTCCGGTATTCCACCGAGGGCGAACGCACTCGT ATTCAGCGGCATAGAGAATACAGAGAGAGGATCACATCAAACTATCAG TCTCTCCACGAGCAGTTATACACTATGCAAGCTGAACAGTTCTTTGTCCCCTCATTTCTCAATGCCGTCAATGAGGGTACAGAGGATAGTTTTAGAAGTATAATGGCAGAACCCTCTCCTGGAGTCTTCACATTTGAAATGCTTCAGCCGCAGTTCTGCGAATTGTTAGTATCAGAG GTTGAGAATTTTGAAAGATGGGTCCATGAGACAAGATTCAGAATCATGCGACCAAACACAATGAACAAATATGGTGCTGTTCTTGATGACTTTGGCTTCGAAACTATGCTTGACAAGTTGATGGAGGAGTTTATACGCCCTATATCTAGAG TTCTCTTTCCAGAAGTTGGTGGAGCCACTTTGGATTCTCATCATGGTTTTGTAGTTGAATATGGAATCGATAGGGACGTAGAGCTTG GTTTTCATGTGGATGACGCAGAAGTCACCTTGAATGTTTGCTTGGGTAAGCAATTTACTGGTGGGGAGTTGTATTTTCGAGGTGTTCGATGTGATAAGCATGTTAATTCAGAGACACTCTCAGAG GAAGTCTTTGATTATCCTCATGTTCCCGGATATGCGGTTCTTCATCGTGGTCGCCACCGACATGGTGCTAGAGCTACAATATCTGGGCGTCGAGTCAACTTACTACTATGGTGCAGAAG TTCGGTCTTCAGAGAGCTGAGAAAATATCAGAAAGATTGTTCTAACTGGTGCGGAGACTGCCATCGtgagaagaaagaaagacaaCGTCAATCAGTTGCTGCCACCAAACTG GAATTACTTAACAAAGATGGATAA